The Methanothrix soehngenii GP6 genome has a window encoding:
- a CDS encoding GerW family sporulation protein, which produces MTSTDAIRATVDELLRVLSARNIIGEPMDLEDKIIIPITKMGMGFGTGQEPGESEAIKVKAGGGVGVIPIAIVVVFKGIPGEDGVKVIPLSGHISGNQPLAEMASAAQSILERFAASQERKEKDRKEKRSSRETAVLVE; this is translated from the coding sequence ATGACGAGCACCGATGCCATAAGGGCTACAGTGGATGAGCTTCTAAGGGTGCTCTCCGCCAGGAACATAATTGGGGAGCCTATGGACTTGGAGGACAAGATCATCATACCCATCACCAAGATGGGGATGGGATTTGGCACTGGCCAGGAACCAGGGGAGAGCGAGGCCATTAAAGTCAAGGCAGGCGGAGGGGTGGGAGTTATACCCATCGCCATAGTGGTAGTGTTCAAAGGGATTCCCGGTGAGGATGGTGTCAAGGTGATTCCTTTATCCGGCCATATCTCAGGCAACCAGCCCCTGGCTGAGATGGCCAGTGCTGCCCAATCTATCCTGGAGAGATTTGCTGCCTCCCAGGAGAGAAAAGAAAAAGATAGGAAAGAGAAGAGATCCTCTCGAGAGACTGCGGTGCTCGTCGAATAG
- a CDS encoding DUF58 domain-containing protein codes for MDTDFFKELERFTLLVRKRVSTAYSGGRKSMRFGHGISPVGYREYRKGDDFKLVDWKVYGRTEKLFIREHEEERSLVVHILLDSSASMGYAGKYAYSSRLAAGFAYLATMENEKYTLSRFCHRFYPGEPKRGRRNLISSIAMLDDTLPRGRTNLKLVSELFASQIKTTSLVVLISDLLEDTEDVITSIFRLSGHELVVIQVLSPDEMGMGFGGDVKFVDMESGLSVITRVTEGERADYQTRLAEHNEKIREACDQVGANYFLFQTDRPIFDAFSEMLTRAVVWKT; via the coding sequence ATGGATACTGATTTCTTCAAAGAGCTGGAGCGATTCACTCTGCTCGTCCGGAAGCGCGTCTCCACGGCATATAGCGGTGGGAGGAAATCGATGCGATTTGGCCACGGCATCAGCCCGGTGGGCTATCGGGAGTATCGCAAGGGGGACGACTTCAAGCTGGTGGACTGGAAGGTCTACGGAAGGACGGAGAAGCTCTTCATCCGGGAGCATGAGGAGGAGAGAAGCCTTGTGGTCCATATCCTCTTAGACAGCAGCGCCAGCATGGGCTATGCCGGAAAGTATGCCTATTCCTCCCGCCTGGCTGCGGGCTTTGCCTATCTGGCCACCATGGAGAACGAGAAATACACTTTGTCGCGTTTCTGCCACCGGTTCTATCCCGGAGAGCCAAAGCGAGGGAGGAGGAACCTGATTTCATCCATTGCCATGCTTGATGATACTCTGCCCCGAGGAAGAACCAACCTGAAGCTGGTCTCAGAGCTTTTTGCCTCCCAGATCAAGACCACCAGCCTGGTGGTGCTGATATCCGACCTCCTGGAGGATACCGAGGATGTGATAACCAGCATCTTTCGCCTCTCCGGACATGAGCTGGTGGTCATTCAGGTCCTCTCCCCGGATGAGATGGGGATGGGATTCGGCGGGGATGTTAAATTCGTAGATATGGAGAGCGGCCTTTCCGTCATCACCCGGGTGACTGAGGGAGAGCGGGCGGACTACCAGACGAGACTGGCAGAGCATAACGAAAAGATCAGAGAAGCATGTGACCAGGTCGGTGCGAACTATTTCCTCTTCCAGACGGACCGGCCGATATTCGATGCCTTCTCTGAGATGCTCACCCGAGCGGTGGTCTGGAAGACATAG
- a CDS encoding DUF2953 domain-containing protein codes for MRSKETQLLGRLWISWHNIRLLYRETSAPSALDLIASITGGEKEKDEEKEIKKVKKGSAGIAKRGSPDKRKYKEGQDESHPGSDEKGGELEVIEEGDADGISVHRIRSVLAAMPAFIDFIRDLFRSFHFKTIRCHLQLGLDDPSETAILTGRLWSIAAFLSYLGADIQIEPFFEEERLEGELLAEARMRPIRIPAAVISALREKEMRSLLKDAIGWGR; via the coding sequence TTGAGAAGCAAGGAGACCCAGCTTCTGGGAAGGCTCTGGATATCGTGGCATAACATCAGACTGCTATATAGAGAGACTTCCGCTCCATCAGCCCTCGATCTTATTGCATCGATAACCGGGGGTGAAAAGGAAAAAGATGAGGAAAAAGAGATTAAGAAAGTTAAAAAAGGCAGCGCAGGAATAGCGAAAAGAGGATCACCAGACAAGAGAAAGTATAAAGAAGGGCAAGATGAAAGCCATCCTGGCTCGGATGAAAAGGGCGGAGAATTGGAGGTTATTGAAGAGGGCGATGCCGATGGAATAAGCGTTCACCGGATCCGGTCTGTGCTGGCAGCCATGCCCGCCTTTATCGATTTTATTCGGGATCTTTTCAGATCATTCCACTTCAAGACCATCCGCTGCCACCTGCAGTTAGGGCTTGATGATCCTTCCGAGACTGCCATATTAACTGGAAGGCTCTGGTCTATAGCAGCTTTTCTCAGTTATCTTGGAGCGGATATCCAGATCGAGCCATTCTTTGAAGAAGAGCGATTGGAGGGAGAGCTTCTGGCAGAGGCCAGAATGCGTCCCATCCGTATCCCAGCAGCGGTTATCTCCGCCCTGCGGGAGAAGGAGATGAGATCGCTGTTAAAGGATGCTATCGGCTGGGGGCGCTGA
- a CDS encoding AAA family ATPase, with translation MSEDLRSVYSRAPEIFQRLRKEIDKVIVGQDRAIEQLLVSIIAGGHALLESNPGLAKTLLVKTTASCMGLDFSRIQCTPDLMPADITGTTIIDEIGGGKKFRFEPGPVFSNIVLADEINRASPKTQSALLEAMQEKQVTVGNKTYALDRPFFILATQNPIEMEGTFPLPEAQLDRFLLKIFMEYPTMDEELEILERYTIRAEPKVSPQVSKEEVIALQKLCRDIPIADDLKRAVVNLVLATRNWDGVQYGASPRASIGLILSAKARAFLQGRNYVSKEDLHVMAYPVLRHRIILGFEAERKGLTRDQVVGDILKSLSL, from the coding sequence ATGTCGGAGGATCTCAGATCAGTCTACAGCCGAGCTCCGGAGATTTTCCAGAGGCTCCGAAAAGAGATCGATAAGGTGATCGTCGGCCAGGACAGGGCCATAGAGCAGCTTTTGGTGTCGATTATCGCCGGAGGTCATGCCCTTTTGGAGAGCAATCCGGGTCTGGCCAAGACTCTGCTTGTGAAGACCACTGCTTCTTGCATGGGCCTGGACTTCAGCAGAATTCAGTGCACGCCGGATTTGATGCCGGCGGATATCACCGGCACCACCATTATAGACGAGATCGGCGGGGGAAAGAAGTTCCGCTTCGAGCCGGGGCCAGTCTTCTCTAATATCGTCTTGGCGGACGAGATCAACCGGGCTTCGCCCAAGACTCAGAGCGCCCTTTTAGAGGCCATGCAGGAAAAACAGGTAACCGTGGGCAACAAAACCTATGCTCTGGACAGGCCCTTCTTCATTTTGGCCACCCAGAATCCCATAGAGATGGAAGGAACCTTCCCATTGCCCGAGGCTCAGCTGGACAGGTTCCTGCTCAAGATCTTCATGGAGTATCCCACGATGGATGAGGAGCTGGAGATCCTGGAGCGGTATACCATCCGGGCGGAGCCCAAGGTCTCACCTCAAGTGAGCAAGGAGGAGGTTATTGCCCTTCAGAAGCTCTGTCGCGATATACCGATCGCGGATGATCTGAAACGGGCGGTGGTTAACCTGGTCCTGGCCACACGTAACTGGGACGGGGTCCAGTATGGTGCAAGCCCCAGGGCCTCCATCGGCCTCATCTTATCGGCTAAGGCCAGAGCATTTCTGCAGGGGAGGAACTATGTATCCAAAGAAGACCTGCATGTAATGGCCTATCCTGTACTCAGGCATAGAATAATATTGGGATTCGAGGCGGAGAGGAAGGGCCTCACCCGCGATCAGGTGGTAGGTGACATCCTGAAGAGCCTATCGCTATGA